A portion of the Carya illinoinensis cultivar Pawnee chromosome 11, C.illinoinensisPawnee_v1, whole genome shotgun sequence genome contains these proteins:
- the LOC122281688 gene encoding subtilisin-like protease SBT3.8 isoform X3 → MRNQMSPSMFVLVYLILVLNGQSITTIAKARSNVRIVYLGEKPRDDPKLIQDSHHDMLATVVGSKEIASGLMVYSYKHGFSGFAAKLTESQAQQLAELPGVVRVIPNSLHKLQTTRSWDFLGLSPQSPNNILHNSKMGDGVIIGVFDTGIWPESKSFGDDGLGPVPSRWKGICISGDKFNATTNCNKKIIGARSYIDGFLAEYGQPLNSSRDREYLSPRDANGHGTHTASTAGGSFVGNVSFRGLATGTVRGGAPRARLAIYKVCWNILGGQCAAADMLKAFDDAIHDGVDVLSLSIGSSIPLFSDVDERDGIATGSFHAVARGIAVVCGAANDGPSAYTVHNTAPWILSVAASTTDRAFPTPITLGNNKTLLGQALFTGKEIDFTGLVYPESTGLDSTAGSSCEALKLDKTSVAGNVVLCFTSMARQISFIASTVVQEAGGVGLIVAKHPRDILTSCVADFPCIEVDYEIGTQILFYIRNPLVKLSPTKTIVGMPVSPKVAYFSSRGPSSIAPAILKPDITAPGANILAATTALDPLMDGGYAMRSGTSMATPHISGIVALLKALHPNWSPAAIKSALFTTAWQTGPSGLPIFAEGSPQKLANPFDFGGGIANPNKAADPGLVYDMGTTDYIHYLCAMAYNNSAISRLMGQSMACPSKKPSILDVNLPSITIPSLRDSITITRTVTNVATSKSIYRAVIEPPFGIMISVNPNVLEFNSTVKKISFRVTISTTHKVNTGYYFGSLTWINGVHAVRSPLSVRTEVLQSNAADY, encoded by the exons TGATCCAAGACTCGCATCATGATATGCTTGCCACAGTAGTAGGGAG CAAGGAAATAGCCTCAGGTTTGATGGTCTACAGTTACAAGCATGGGTTCTCTGGATTTGCAGCTAAGCTTACAGAGTCTCAAGCACAACAACTTGCTG AGTTGCCTGGGGTTGTTCGCGTCATACCAAATAGTCTTCACAAGCTGCAGACAACTAGGAGCTGGGATTTTCTCGGTCTGTCTCCTCAGTCTCCCAACAATATTCTTCACAATAGTAAAATGGGCGATGGAGTTATCATAGGTGTCTTCGACACAG GAATATGGCCGGAGTCCAAATCTTTCGGGGATGATGGTCTCGGGCCGGTTCCATCTCGATGGAAGGGTATCTGCATATCTGGGGACAAATTCAATGCCACTACAAACTGCaataagaaaattattggaGCCCGTTCGTACATCGATGGATTTCTTGCAGAATACGGACAGCCATTGAACTCATCTAGAGACCGAGAATACTTATCTCCCAGAGACGCAAATGGACATGGCACGCACACTGCCAGCACCGCTGGTGGTTCCTTCGTGGGCAATGTTAGCTTCAGGGGCCTTGCTACTGGAACTGTTAGAGGTGGTGCACCCCGTGCTCGCTTGGCCATATACAAGGTTTGCTGGAATATACTTGGAGGCCAATGTGCAGCGGCTGATATGCTGAAAGCTTTTGACGATGCCATACATGATGGGGTTGATGTTTTATCTTTGTCAATTGGTTCTTCCATTCCTCTGTTCTCAGATGTTGATGAACGTGATGGCATTGCCACTGGTTCATTCCATGCTGTGGCCAGGGGAATCGCTGTAGTTTGTGGAGCCGCAAATGACGGACCTTCAGCATACACAGTTCATAACACAGCACCATGGATCTTAAGTGTTGCAGCAAGCACCACTGATCGAGCATTTCCTACACCTATTACTCTAGGAAACAATAAAACTTTACTG GGTCAAGCCCTTTTTACAGGAAAGGAGATTGATTTTACAGGCTTGGTATACCCGGAGTCCACAGGACTTGATTCGACCGCAGGAAG CAGTTGTGAAGCTCTCAAACTTGACAAAACTAGTGTAGCCGGGAATGTGGTTCTCTGCTTCACTTCAATGGCTCGGCAGATTTCTTTCATTGCCTCAACAGTTGTGCAGGAAGCAGGAGGTGTTGGGCTGATTGTTGCCAAGCATCCCCGTGATATCTTGACTTCATGTGTTGCTGACTTCCCATGCATTGAAGTTGACTATGAAATCGGCACCCAGATACTGTTTTACATCAG GAATCCTCTAGTGAAGTTGAGCCCTACGAAAACAATTGTGGGCATGCCAGTATCACCAAAGGTTGCGTATTTCTCATCTAGGGGGCCTAGCTCAATTGCACCAGCAATTCTAAAG CCAGATATAACTGCACCTGGTGCCAACATATTGGCCGCCACTACTGCCCTCGATCCATTGATGGATGGTGGATATGCCATGCGCTCAGGAACTTCAATGGCAACTCCTCATATCTCAGGCATCGTGGCACTTCTCAAAGCCTTGCACCCTAACTGGTCCCCAGCAGCCATAAAATCAGCCCTTTTCACAACTG CATGGCAGACAGGTCCATCTGGTTTGCCAATCTTTGCTGAAGGATCTCCTCAGAAGCTTGCTAATCCATTTGACTTTGGAGGTGGCATTGCAAATCCAAACAAGGCAGCAGACCCCGGACTGGTATATGACATGGGCACTACCGACTACATACATTATCTCTGTGCCATGGCTTACAACAACTCTGCCATCTCCCGGCTCATGGGGCAATCCATGGCGTGCCCTAGTAAAAAACCCTCCATTTTGGATGTAAATCTACCTTCCATAACGATACCAAGTCTAAGAGATTCTATCACTATCACCAGAACTGTTACAAATGTGGCAACCTCAAAATCTATTTATAGAGCTGTAATCGAACCTCCATTTGGCATAATGATATCAGTAAATCCTAATGTCTTGGAATTCAACTCTACTGTTAAGAAGATCTCCTTCAGGGTTACAATCTCCACAACTCACAAGGTGAACACAGGATACTATTTTGGGAGCCTGACGTGGATTAATGGAGTGCATGCTGTAAGGAGTCCCTTGTCCGTGAGAACTGaagttttacaatctaatgcTGCCGATTACTAA
- the LOC122281688 gene encoding subtilisin-like protease SBT3.8 isoform X1 — protein sequence MRNQMSPSMFVLVYLILVLNGQSITTIAKARSNVRIVYLGEKPRDDPKLIQDSHHDMLATVVGSKEIASGLMVYSYKHGFSGFAAKLTESQAQQLAELPGVVRVIPNSLHKLQTTRSWDFLGLSPQSPNNILHNSKMGDGVIIGVFDTGIWPESKSFGDDGLGPVPSRWKGICISGDKFNATTNCNKKIIGARSYIDGFLAEYGQPLNSSRDREYLSPRDANGHGTHTASTAGGSFVGNVSFRGLATGTVRGGAPRARLAIYKVCWNILGGQCAAADMLKAFDDAIHDGVDVLSLSIGSSIPLFSDVDERDGIATGSFHAVARGIAVVCGAANDGPSAYTVHNTAPWILSVAASTTDRAFPTPITLGNNKTLLGQALFTGKEIDFTGLVYPESTGLDSTAGSSCEALKLDKTSVAGNVVLCFTSMARQISFIASTVVQEAGGVGLIVAKHPRDILTSCVADFPCIEVDYEIGTQILFYIRSTGNPLVKLSPTKTIVGMPVSPKVAYFSSRGPSSIAPAILKPDITAPGANILAATTALDPLMDGGYAMRSGTSMATPHISGIVALLKALHPNWSPAAIKSALFTTAWQTGPSGLPIFAEGSPQKLANPFDFGGGIANPNKAADPGLVYDMGTTDYIHYLCAMAYNNSAISRLMGQSMACPSKKPSILDVNLPSITIPSLRDSITITRTVTNVATSKSIYRAVIEPPFGIMISVNPNVLEFNSTVKKISFRVTISTTHKVNTGYYFGSLTWINGVHAVRSPLSVRTEVLQSNAADY from the exons TGATCCAAGACTCGCATCATGATATGCTTGCCACAGTAGTAGGGAG CAAGGAAATAGCCTCAGGTTTGATGGTCTACAGTTACAAGCATGGGTTCTCTGGATTTGCAGCTAAGCTTACAGAGTCTCAAGCACAACAACTTGCTG AGTTGCCTGGGGTTGTTCGCGTCATACCAAATAGTCTTCACAAGCTGCAGACAACTAGGAGCTGGGATTTTCTCGGTCTGTCTCCTCAGTCTCCCAACAATATTCTTCACAATAGTAAAATGGGCGATGGAGTTATCATAGGTGTCTTCGACACAG GAATATGGCCGGAGTCCAAATCTTTCGGGGATGATGGTCTCGGGCCGGTTCCATCTCGATGGAAGGGTATCTGCATATCTGGGGACAAATTCAATGCCACTACAAACTGCaataagaaaattattggaGCCCGTTCGTACATCGATGGATTTCTTGCAGAATACGGACAGCCATTGAACTCATCTAGAGACCGAGAATACTTATCTCCCAGAGACGCAAATGGACATGGCACGCACACTGCCAGCACCGCTGGTGGTTCCTTCGTGGGCAATGTTAGCTTCAGGGGCCTTGCTACTGGAACTGTTAGAGGTGGTGCACCCCGTGCTCGCTTGGCCATATACAAGGTTTGCTGGAATATACTTGGAGGCCAATGTGCAGCGGCTGATATGCTGAAAGCTTTTGACGATGCCATACATGATGGGGTTGATGTTTTATCTTTGTCAATTGGTTCTTCCATTCCTCTGTTCTCAGATGTTGATGAACGTGATGGCATTGCCACTGGTTCATTCCATGCTGTGGCCAGGGGAATCGCTGTAGTTTGTGGAGCCGCAAATGACGGACCTTCAGCATACACAGTTCATAACACAGCACCATGGATCTTAAGTGTTGCAGCAAGCACCACTGATCGAGCATTTCCTACACCTATTACTCTAGGAAACAATAAAACTTTACTG GGTCAAGCCCTTTTTACAGGAAAGGAGATTGATTTTACAGGCTTGGTATACCCGGAGTCCACAGGACTTGATTCGACCGCAGGAAG CAGTTGTGAAGCTCTCAAACTTGACAAAACTAGTGTAGCCGGGAATGTGGTTCTCTGCTTCACTTCAATGGCTCGGCAGATTTCTTTCATTGCCTCAACAGTTGTGCAGGAAGCAGGAGGTGTTGGGCTGATTGTTGCCAAGCATCCCCGTGATATCTTGACTTCATGTGTTGCTGACTTCCCATGCATTGAAGTTGACTATGAAATCGGCACCCAGATACTGTTTTACATCAGGTCCACTGG GAATCCTCTAGTGAAGTTGAGCCCTACGAAAACAATTGTGGGCATGCCAGTATCACCAAAGGTTGCGTATTTCTCATCTAGGGGGCCTAGCTCAATTGCACCAGCAATTCTAAAG CCAGATATAACTGCACCTGGTGCCAACATATTGGCCGCCACTACTGCCCTCGATCCATTGATGGATGGTGGATATGCCATGCGCTCAGGAACTTCAATGGCAACTCCTCATATCTCAGGCATCGTGGCACTTCTCAAAGCCTTGCACCCTAACTGGTCCCCAGCAGCCATAAAATCAGCCCTTTTCACAACTG CATGGCAGACAGGTCCATCTGGTTTGCCAATCTTTGCTGAAGGATCTCCTCAGAAGCTTGCTAATCCATTTGACTTTGGAGGTGGCATTGCAAATCCAAACAAGGCAGCAGACCCCGGACTGGTATATGACATGGGCACTACCGACTACATACATTATCTCTGTGCCATGGCTTACAACAACTCTGCCATCTCCCGGCTCATGGGGCAATCCATGGCGTGCCCTAGTAAAAAACCCTCCATTTTGGATGTAAATCTACCTTCCATAACGATACCAAGTCTAAGAGATTCTATCACTATCACCAGAACTGTTACAAATGTGGCAACCTCAAAATCTATTTATAGAGCTGTAATCGAACCTCCATTTGGCATAATGATATCAGTAAATCCTAATGTCTTGGAATTCAACTCTACTGTTAAGAAGATCTCCTTCAGGGTTACAATCTCCACAACTCACAAGGTGAACACAGGATACTATTTTGGGAGCCTGACGTGGATTAATGGAGTGCATGCTGTAAGGAGTCCCTTGTCCGTGAGAACTGaagttttacaatctaatgcTGCCGATTACTAA
- the LOC122281688 gene encoding subtilisin-like protease SBT3.8 isoform X2, with the protein MRNQMSPSMFVLVYLILVLNGQSITTIAKARSNVRIVYLGEKPRDDPKLIQDSHHDMLATVVGSKEIASGLMVYSYKHGFSGFAAKLTESQAQQLAELPGVVRVIPNSLHKLQTTRSWDFLGLSPQSPNNILHNSKMGDGVIIGVFDTGIWPESKSFGDDGLGPVPSRWKGICISGDKFNATTNCNKKIIGARSYIDGFLAEYGQPLNSSRDREYLSPRDANGHGTHTASTAGGSFVGNVSFRGLATGTVRGGAPRARLAIYKVCWNILGGQCAAADMLKAFDDAIHDGVDVLSLSIGSSIPLFSDVDERDGIATGSFHAVARGIAVVCGAANDGPSAYTVHNTAPWILSVAASTTDRAFPTPITLGNNKTLLGQALFTGKEIDFTGLVYPESTGLDSTAGSCEALKLDKTSVAGNVVLCFTSMARQISFIASTVVQEAGGVGLIVAKHPRDILTSCVADFPCIEVDYEIGTQILFYIRSTGNPLVKLSPTKTIVGMPVSPKVAYFSSRGPSSIAPAILKPDITAPGANILAATTALDPLMDGGYAMRSGTSMATPHISGIVALLKALHPNWSPAAIKSALFTTAWQTGPSGLPIFAEGSPQKLANPFDFGGGIANPNKAADPGLVYDMGTTDYIHYLCAMAYNNSAISRLMGQSMACPSKKPSILDVNLPSITIPSLRDSITITRTVTNVATSKSIYRAVIEPPFGIMISVNPNVLEFNSTVKKISFRVTISTTHKVNTGYYFGSLTWINGVHAVRSPLSVRTEVLQSNAADY; encoded by the exons TGATCCAAGACTCGCATCATGATATGCTTGCCACAGTAGTAGGGAG CAAGGAAATAGCCTCAGGTTTGATGGTCTACAGTTACAAGCATGGGTTCTCTGGATTTGCAGCTAAGCTTACAGAGTCTCAAGCACAACAACTTGCTG AGTTGCCTGGGGTTGTTCGCGTCATACCAAATAGTCTTCACAAGCTGCAGACAACTAGGAGCTGGGATTTTCTCGGTCTGTCTCCTCAGTCTCCCAACAATATTCTTCACAATAGTAAAATGGGCGATGGAGTTATCATAGGTGTCTTCGACACAG GAATATGGCCGGAGTCCAAATCTTTCGGGGATGATGGTCTCGGGCCGGTTCCATCTCGATGGAAGGGTATCTGCATATCTGGGGACAAATTCAATGCCACTACAAACTGCaataagaaaattattggaGCCCGTTCGTACATCGATGGATTTCTTGCAGAATACGGACAGCCATTGAACTCATCTAGAGACCGAGAATACTTATCTCCCAGAGACGCAAATGGACATGGCACGCACACTGCCAGCACCGCTGGTGGTTCCTTCGTGGGCAATGTTAGCTTCAGGGGCCTTGCTACTGGAACTGTTAGAGGTGGTGCACCCCGTGCTCGCTTGGCCATATACAAGGTTTGCTGGAATATACTTGGAGGCCAATGTGCAGCGGCTGATATGCTGAAAGCTTTTGACGATGCCATACATGATGGGGTTGATGTTTTATCTTTGTCAATTGGTTCTTCCATTCCTCTGTTCTCAGATGTTGATGAACGTGATGGCATTGCCACTGGTTCATTCCATGCTGTGGCCAGGGGAATCGCTGTAGTTTGTGGAGCCGCAAATGACGGACCTTCAGCATACACAGTTCATAACACAGCACCATGGATCTTAAGTGTTGCAGCAAGCACCACTGATCGAGCATTTCCTACACCTATTACTCTAGGAAACAATAAAACTTTACTG GGTCAAGCCCTTTTTACAGGAAAGGAGATTGATTTTACAGGCTTGGTATACCCGGAGTCCACAGGACTTGATTCGACCGCAGGAAG TTGTGAAGCTCTCAAACTTGACAAAACTAGTGTAGCCGGGAATGTGGTTCTCTGCTTCACTTCAATGGCTCGGCAGATTTCTTTCATTGCCTCAACAGTTGTGCAGGAAGCAGGAGGTGTTGGGCTGATTGTTGCCAAGCATCCCCGTGATATCTTGACTTCATGTGTTGCTGACTTCCCATGCATTGAAGTTGACTATGAAATCGGCACCCAGATACTGTTTTACATCAGGTCCACTGG GAATCCTCTAGTGAAGTTGAGCCCTACGAAAACAATTGTGGGCATGCCAGTATCACCAAAGGTTGCGTATTTCTCATCTAGGGGGCCTAGCTCAATTGCACCAGCAATTCTAAAG CCAGATATAACTGCACCTGGTGCCAACATATTGGCCGCCACTACTGCCCTCGATCCATTGATGGATGGTGGATATGCCATGCGCTCAGGAACTTCAATGGCAACTCCTCATATCTCAGGCATCGTGGCACTTCTCAAAGCCTTGCACCCTAACTGGTCCCCAGCAGCCATAAAATCAGCCCTTTTCACAACTG CATGGCAGACAGGTCCATCTGGTTTGCCAATCTTTGCTGAAGGATCTCCTCAGAAGCTTGCTAATCCATTTGACTTTGGAGGTGGCATTGCAAATCCAAACAAGGCAGCAGACCCCGGACTGGTATATGACATGGGCACTACCGACTACATACATTATCTCTGTGCCATGGCTTACAACAACTCTGCCATCTCCCGGCTCATGGGGCAATCCATGGCGTGCCCTAGTAAAAAACCCTCCATTTTGGATGTAAATCTACCTTCCATAACGATACCAAGTCTAAGAGATTCTATCACTATCACCAGAACTGTTACAAATGTGGCAACCTCAAAATCTATTTATAGAGCTGTAATCGAACCTCCATTTGGCATAATGATATCAGTAAATCCTAATGTCTTGGAATTCAACTCTACTGTTAAGAAGATCTCCTTCAGGGTTACAATCTCCACAACTCACAAGGTGAACACAGGATACTATTTTGGGAGCCTGACGTGGATTAATGGAGTGCATGCTGTAAGGAGTCCCTTGTCCGTGAGAACTGaagttttacaatctaatgcTGCCGATTACTAA
- the LOC122281688 gene encoding subtilisin-like protease SBT3.3 isoform X4: MDGGYAMRSGTSMATPHISGIVALLKALHPNWSPAAIKSALFTTAWQTGPSGLPIFAEGSPQKLANPFDFGGGIANPNKAADPGLVYDMGTTDYIHYLCAMAYNNSAISRLMGQSMACPSKKPSILDVNLPSITIPSLRDSITITRTVTNVATSKSIYRAVIEPPFGIMISVNPNVLEFNSTVKKISFRVTISTTHKVNTGYYFGSLTWINGVHAVRSPLSVRTEVLQSNAADY; encoded by the exons ATGGATGGTGGATATGCCATGCGCTCAGGAACTTCAATGGCAACTCCTCATATCTCAGGCATCGTGGCACTTCTCAAAGCCTTGCACCCTAACTGGTCCCCAGCAGCCATAAAATCAGCCCTTTTCACAACTG CATGGCAGACAGGTCCATCTGGTTTGCCAATCTTTGCTGAAGGATCTCCTCAGAAGCTTGCTAATCCATTTGACTTTGGAGGTGGCATTGCAAATCCAAACAAGGCAGCAGACCCCGGACTGGTATATGACATGGGCACTACCGACTACATACATTATCTCTGTGCCATGGCTTACAACAACTCTGCCATCTCCCGGCTCATGGGGCAATCCATGGCGTGCCCTAGTAAAAAACCCTCCATTTTGGATGTAAATCTACCTTCCATAACGATACCAAGTCTAAGAGATTCTATCACTATCACCAGAACTGTTACAAATGTGGCAACCTCAAAATCTATTTATAGAGCTGTAATCGAACCTCCATTTGGCATAATGATATCAGTAAATCCTAATGTCTTGGAATTCAACTCTACTGTTAAGAAGATCTCCTTCAGGGTTACAATCTCCACAACTCACAAGGTGAACACAGGATACTATTTTGGGAGCCTGACGTGGATTAATGGAGTGCATGCTGTAAGGAGTCCCTTGTCCGTGAGAACTGaagttttacaatctaatgcTGCCGATTACTAA